The Herminiimonas arsenitoxidans genome window below encodes:
- the polA gene encoding DNA polymerase I yields MNKTLLLVDGSSYLYRAFHAMPDLRGPNGAPTGAIYGMINMLRRLRKDYPTADYMACVFDAKGKTFRDDLYAEYKAQRASMPDDLVKQIEPIHEAVRAMGWPILMVEGIEADDVIGTLAVEAVKHGMDAVVSTGDKDLAQLVNDHVTLINTMSNEKLDRDGVIAKFGVPPERIIDYLTLIGDTVDNVPGVDKVGPKTAVKWLTQYGTLDGIVEHAAEIKGAVGENLRRALDWLPQAKTLITVKTDCDLSEHMKSITESLTQQPEDKDAMVDFFTRNGFKTWLRELSDKPEASEKAETSDAATAPQGALFADEAPEVEKHYETILTEAELDRWLKKIDVATLTSIDTETTSLIPMQAKLVGISLCCEPGVAAYIPVAHHYQDAPQQLSRELVLTKMKAWLEDDNKPKVGQNLKYDSHIFANQGVNLRGIVHDTMLESYVFESHRSHDMDSLALRHLNRKTISFQEVCGKGASQIGFDEVEIARATEYAAEDADITLQLHQRMWPQVAGDKGLTFVYEKIELPTAVVLQKIERNGVLIDPDLLAKQSNELGKRMLEIEQSAYELAGQPFNLNSPKQIGEIFFEKLKLPVVKKTPSGSPSTDEEVLQKLAEDYPLPKVLLEYRGLAKLKSTYTDKLPKMIDPTTGRVHTNYAQAVAVTGRLSSNDPNLQNIPIRNAEGRRIREAFIAPPGSVIVSADYSQIELRIMAHISGDENMLRAFAEGEDIHRATAAEIFGVERADVDSEQRRYAKVINFGLIYGMSAFGLAGNLGIERAAAQSYIEKYFYRFAGVKRYMDETRLEAKARGYVQTVFGRRLWLPEINSPNGPRRQGAERAAINAPMQGTAADLIKLAMIAVQGWLETEKLQSKMIMQVHDELVLEVPEAELALVREKLPELMRNVAELKVPLIAEVGLGKNWDEAH; encoded by the coding sequence ATGAATAAAACCCTGTTGTTAGTTGATGGTTCCAGTTATCTATATCGCGCATTTCATGCGATGCCGGATTTACGCGGGCCGAATGGCGCGCCGACCGGTGCCATCTACGGCATGATCAATATGCTGCGTCGTCTGCGTAAGGATTATCCGACAGCGGATTACATGGCTTGCGTGTTTGATGCCAAAGGAAAAACTTTCCGCGACGATCTGTATGCCGAATACAAGGCGCAACGCGCCTCCATGCCGGATGATCTGGTCAAGCAAATCGAGCCTATCCACGAAGCAGTACGCGCGATGGGCTGGCCTATCTTGATGGTGGAGGGAATCGAAGCGGATGACGTCATAGGCACGCTGGCAGTTGAAGCGGTCAAGCACGGTATGGATGCTGTGGTATCGACCGGCGACAAGGATCTGGCGCAACTGGTTAATGATCACGTCACGCTGATCAATACGATGAGCAATGAAAAGCTGGACCGCGACGGCGTCATCGCCAAATTCGGTGTGCCGCCTGAACGCATCATTGATTATCTGACCCTGATAGGCGACACCGTCGATAACGTACCGGGCGTCGATAAAGTCGGACCCAAAACCGCAGTGAAATGGTTGACGCAATACGGCACGCTGGACGGTATCGTTGAACACGCAGCAGAAATCAAAGGCGCGGTCGGCGAGAACTTGCGACGCGCACTCGACTGGCTGCCGCAAGCCAAGACCTTGATCACCGTTAAAACGGATTGTGATTTGTCTGAACACATGAAGTCGATCACGGAATCGTTGACGCAACAACCGGAAGATAAAGATGCAATGGTCGACTTCTTCACGCGCAACGGTTTCAAAACCTGGTTGCGTGAGTTGAGTGACAAGCCGGAAGCATCCGAGAAAGCGGAAACGTCAGATGCAGCGACTGCGCCACAAGGTGCATTGTTTGCCGATGAAGCGCCGGAAGTAGAAAAACATTACGAAACGATCTTGACCGAAGCAGAGCTGGATCGTTGGTTGAAAAAAATCGATGTAGCCACGCTGACATCTATCGATACAGAAACCACTTCGTTGATTCCGATGCAGGCAAAACTTGTTGGTATCTCCTTGTGTTGCGAACCTGGTGTCGCTGCCTACATTCCGGTTGCACACCATTATCAAGATGCGCCACAACAGTTGTCGCGCGAGTTGGTGCTGACAAAAATGAAGGCATGGCTGGAAGATGACAACAAGCCGAAAGTCGGACAAAACCTGAAATACGATAGCCATATTTTCGCCAATCAGGGCGTCAATCTGCGTGGCATCGTGCACGACACCATGCTTGAATCCTATGTGTTTGAATCGCATCGCAGTCACGATATGGATAGTTTGGCCTTGCGTCATTTGAATCGCAAAACCATCAGCTTCCAGGAAGTGTGTGGCAAGGGCGCATCGCAAATTGGTTTCGATGAAGTCGAGATCGCTCGTGCAACAGAGTATGCAGCAGAAGACGCAGACATCACGCTGCAACTGCACCAACGCATGTGGCCGCAAGTGGCGGGTGATAAAGGCCTGACCTTTGTTTATGAAAAAATTGAATTGCCGACTGCAGTGGTATTGCAGAAGATAGAACGCAACGGCGTGCTGATCGATCCTGATTTGTTGGCCAAGCAATCGAATGAGCTAGGTAAACGCATGCTGGAGATAGAGCAGAGCGCGTATGAATTGGCAGGCCAACCTTTCAATCTGAATTCGCCGAAACAAATCGGTGAAATTTTCTTTGAAAAATTGAAGCTGCCTGTCGTCAAGAAGACACCATCCGGCTCGCCTTCCACCGACGAAGAAGTACTGCAAAAACTGGCAGAAGATTATCCGTTGCCGAAAGTACTGCTTGAATATCGCGGTTTGGCGAAGCTGAAATCGACTTACACCGATAAGTTGCCGAAGATGATAGATCCAACAACTGGTCGCGTGCATACCAATTATGCACAAGCAGTGGCAGTGACCGGACGACTTTCATCCAACGATCCGAATCTGCAGAATATTCCTATCCGTAATGCAGAAGGTCGCCGCATACGCGAAGCCTTCATTGCGCCACCGGGCAGCGTAATTGTCTCTGCCGATTATTCGCAAATCGAGTTGCGCATCATGGCACATATCTCTGGCGACGAAAACATGTTGCGTGCCTTTGCCGAAGGCGAAGATATTCACCGTGCGACTGCCGCAGAAATTTTCGGTGTTGAACGCGCAGATGTTGACAGTGAACAGCGTCGTTATGCGAAGGTGATTAACTTCGGTTTGATCTACGGTATGAGCGCATTCGGCTTGGCTGGTAATCTGGGTATTGAACGTGCGGCGGCGCAAAGCTATATCGAGAAATACTTTTATCGTTTCGCCGGTGTGAAGCGCTATATGGATGAAACGCGACTGGAAGCAAAAGCACGCGGTTATGTGCAAACTGTTTTTGGTCGCCGCTTGTGGCTGCCAGAAATTAATTCGCCGAATGGCCCACGTCGCCAAGGTGCTGAACGTGCAGCGATTAACGCGCCTATGCAAGGCACTGCGGCTGATTTGATCAAGCTCGCGATGATAGCCGTGCAAGGTTGGCTGGAAACGGAAAAACTGCAGTCGAAAATGATCATGCAGGTACACGATGAATTAGTGCTGGAAGTGCCGGAAGCAGAGTTGGCGCTGGTACGTGAGAAACTGCCGGAACTGATGCGTAATGTTGCCGAGTTGAAGGTGCCTCTGATTGCTGAAGTCGGTCTTGGCAAGAATTGGGATGAAGCGCATTAA
- a CDS encoding DUF2782 domain-containing protein, with protein sequence MRTSKFWSLITISAAVIATPMVVNAQSNDVAPPPPQMQRLEEGEAPAVTIRQPDTKEKITEKKSQGRVTEVKVQTGRTTYYAHPNDPAGSAMRGDGQSDTTRPVQFQIGEFGPPKSQPVPEPVQTLPPATK encoded by the coding sequence ATGCGCACATCCAAATTCTGGTCACTTATTACGATTTCCGCCGCGGTTATCGCTACGCCTATGGTTGTGAATGCACAATCCAATGACGTTGCACCACCACCGCCACAAATGCAGCGCCTGGAAGAAGGCGAAGCGCCTGCGGTGACAATTCGTCAACCGGATACCAAAGAAAAAATTACCGAGAAAAAATCTCAAGGCCGTGTAACTGAAGTCAAAGTACAAACCGGCAGAACCACGTATTACGCACACCCTAACGATCCGGCCGGCAGCGCCATGCGCGGCGACGGACAAAGCGACACTACGCGTCCTGTGCAGTTCCAGATCGGCGAGTTCGGACCACCAAAAAGCCAGCCGGTTCCAGAACCTGTTCAAACACTGCCACCGGCAACAAAGTAA